The following is a genomic window from Tachysurus fulvidraco isolate hzauxx_2018 chromosome 24, HZAU_PFXX_2.0, whole genome shotgun sequence.
GATGCTGAGATATAGACAAAAACATAAGAAAACGCTAATTAATGTGGAGTTCttactttcattcactcacaatgtaaacaaatcaaataagcAGTTGAGtcatttaatgaataaaaatgaatttaatgcCAATATTACATTTGGAATAttactgatataataataaagggTTTCAACAAAAAGTACAGAAGAAACTTCTTGCTCTTCAATGATCTTCAGGTTCGTCAGTATGTTTCCTTTggagataaaaaatatatggaACATGTTAAGTAAAAATATTTCTGCGTTCATTTCACAGTCACTTTATTTTGTCGCTTGAGTGTTCGTGTTTTACCTCaaacatgctgtaaatgaagGAGACAAGCTCTGTTACTCAACAGGTGGACATACGGGTACTCCCTTGGCCTCATACCACACCTCATTATGTCTGTCCATCAGTTTCATTgggctggacacacacacacacacacacacacacacacacacacacacacacacacacacacacacacacacacacacacacacacacacacacacacaccatttaacaCCAAATTTAAACATTACTAAAGTGCTCTACTCTTAAGCAAAGTTTTGTCATTGCTGTTTATTAGCATAAGTCATGAAGCACaacagttgattattttcctataacaggaAATCCCGAAGTGGATTATTCCTTTTACGTCACAACACCTTGCAAATGAAAacactgtatttattatatgaCGACGTTGTAGGTCGCGTCaagatatatttataattatttataatatatatatatataatattataaatatttatcattatttttataatgtcgTGGAATGCCAGCGACAAGCTAGCTCCGGTTATCACTTGCATCATAATCTTTACTGGTTTTCATCTCGTACTGTATGATATGATGCGGATATATTATGGtcaattttatacacaaacaccaattCTCCCTCCAAATTGTTTCGAATAAGGCGTaaaaattctgttttgttttcaacTGGAATGCTAGTTGTGCCAACCGCTATGACCAGCAACCAGTAATAGTAACGCTTAGTAAGTATTTGGTTAGTTCTACCTGTTATAGCCAACATCGTAGTGGTAGTCTGTGTTATAAGTGGCTTGAGCTTTGTCGAGTGCTTCTTTCAGCTTGTTAGCATAGATTTTAGCTACTACTGATACACTCCAGCCTCCAAAGCTCTTAACGTATACGTTAGTATCCGGCATGTCCGTGAAGTACACCTGCGGTATGAGCAAACAAAGCAAATAATGTGTCACGCCTAGACATTTTCATAAATGTTCAGAGGTCATgaattaaactttttttcttccctgCACACTCACAGTGCTGTCAGTTGGCTGGGGAGCTTGTTTCTGGTAGGCAGAAGGCAACAGGAAGCTGAGACTGTAGACTGATTTTTCCAGCAAAGATATTTCCTCTTTGACTTTAAGGATGACCGGGGCTGTCATGTCAATATTAACACCTGTAGTATAGTATACAGAAGTATAAAAGTAGTTATATCCTCTGCATAATAAATTCATGACCACTCCTAACGATCAGTCCTACAGGTTAATTTTCTCACCTGCTTCATTTTCACCTGTGATGTACTTGTAAAGTTTCCTGAAACCTTTAAATTTGGCAAAGTCCGTAGACATGGACTGTATGTCCGTGGTCACCCATTTCGTAGCCTCATAATGAcgcacctaaaaaaaaaaaatggaaaagctGCCAGACTTAAtgttacatatacacactgtcCACTTTAACAGGAACATCTGTACAACTGCTTATTTATGAGGTAATTCAGCCATTTGTGTTACCGCAGCAGTGAGAGCGTCAGATAGCATGAATGTTGTCAATgatctctagagtttacacagaatggtgcaaataacaaaaaacactgagtgagcgacagttctgtgtgtgaaaatgtcttGTCGACGAGAAGCTCAAAGGAAAATGGCTCTGGAGTGGTTCAAGCTGCAAGGAAATTTACACTAATtcatataatcactctttacaactgtattgggatgtggtaacctagtggttaaggtgctggactactaaacagaaggttgtgagtttgaaccccCGGTCACGGATGATCCCCTGAggaaggccattaaccctcaattgcttagctgtataaaagagataaatgtaagtcccTGAATGCCGTAATTGTAGTGACCAGAAAAGCGTCTCAGCATGCACAACATATCAAACCCTGATGTGGGTGAGATACGATAGCAGAAGATCACATCAAGCTTCACtcgtgtcagccaagaacagggaGCAGAGACAATCATTGTCACAGACTCACTGGTCTCTTTCAGGTTCTCTGTCTGAAACTGTCCAGTCTCAGTGACTGTACTTTCCAGTTTCTGTGAATCTGATTACTTTATTTAACTAACTCACATGTTAAAATACTTGTGACAAATAATACCTCTACCCCATTTTAAACCTTATTACCCGGAATACATCCAGCCAACCACAATGGATTTAGTTTTACACCAGAGTAACAAGTTGTGAGTAAAGTTGCAAATCTGTAAGCTAATAAAGACTTATAGCCACCAATTTAGCATTGTGCAGTCTGCATGCCTATGTAGCAGCAGGCGGTCATGCTTAGtctatagtatacagtataccaggggttatgatgctcttgtaacattaaaataaaccgtgtttaatttgtttgtcgctcgaaatacgcgtcataaccgccgacttgcgaaatccgacacagaagcagacgcgtttttggttcgctgcagctgcaagttaaaatgttgatgttatgaatacgaagaggactcaattatacattgaacattttatttgaaagtaaccttcaacccagcgtctttttttgttaaggttagttcaaactgttcaaaatattttcgTTTGcccacagaaataaaatttggtTACTCAATAGCAGGTCATTGAttttataaatgcaacacactacagttttttctacactttccataaaggtaaaaaaggATAAATGCGGtgttatctttattttagatgtcaaacGGGTCCTAATGGctctctgagtgtttaaggttacCAACCCCTGGAATATACTGTTAATTTCTCCTCAAAACGTattttgagggaaaaaaaaaaaaacagtatgaaAGTGTAACAGCAGATGGAAATCAGGGTAAATATCGGTGCAGATGGCTGTCactgcatacagtacatctacaAGATAGAAAAGAAATCAGACTCAGAATTGCTTCTGTAATTTCAGGGACTCACCTCATATTCCTCTCCCTTACAGGTCAGATCAAACAGCAGACACTCTGGGGTCTCTGTGCAGTAGGATGTGGGTTCGCTGGAGTTTCTGAGGAGTCAAAGTCCATAAACTACTTATTAATctgttaatattaaaaaaaaaaactgtacagaTCAGCTGAGACCAATCTTAATATAATGTCTAAATTATGAATTGATGAGGTGAATAAATCAATTCATTTTCAGAATCTTAATCATTAGGAACATAATATTTATAGattgtgttcatttgtttacTACGATAAAATGACACTATTTTGTTAGCAAAAGATCAAATTGACCCGGATTGTTTCGGTCATCCGTAGATGACAGAATAATGCTGACATAGAAAGATTTGAACTCTTACCCAACTCTGGCATCTGCTGTGAATGACAACAGCAACACAATTGCTCCTACTATGTaattcctgcaaaaaaaaaaatttacagattcaagtcaatttgaaaTGTCACCCCATCTGGTCACCGACATCTGTGCAGCCGATAGTGGGGCAACATTATCAACACACTATTTACCCCTGACTGCTCTATACGGTTAAAAAGTTCCACACATGCAGTAACATAAAGAAAATCACGTACATTTTGGAGAAGAAAGCCGTCCTGTAGTGTGACGGTGTGATGCGCAGTCTCTTTATTTAAAGCTGCAGGTTATAAAAGCATTATGAAATGTGTTGTGAAATGGGTTATGAAAGCAGAGAAGTCCCGCCCCTCATACACTCTCAGTTTGCACACTGTCTGGATATTATAAAACACTCAGTAACCTTATCTAACTCCGCTCGGACTACTCATTGTGAAATGATACCCCTGGGGCAGAGAAAAGAACATTTACATAAGTTTGtagttataaaaacaaaaatgctagAAGCAAGAATTCGTTagagttcagttcaattcaattttatgtGTGCAGCACCTTTAACACCAGACAGATGAAGCAAACTCTATGCAAAAGGAAGTTATTAGTTTCACATCTTTATTAGACAGACAACACTTTCTCCTGTAGTGGAAGACCTCTGTCCCACTTTCTCACTCGCAGTGgttaaaatttatatatatatatatatatatatatatatatatatatatatatatatatatatatatatatatatatatgttttaaagttgaggaaattaaatatacaataagacttaacatttacatttacatttacggcatttagcagacacccttatccagagtgacttacaactgagcaactgagggttaagggccttgctcaggggcccagcagtggcagccctggggttcgaacccgtgaccttctgatcagtagcccaacaccttaaccgctgaGCTACCACCCCCAGTTACCACCCCCAGTTAACACTGCCAGGGTTTGTTCATAAATGACAACCGTTTCTTGCGTACACTTTCACAGCCCTGCTGGAAAGTAGGAGTCCTTCcttattgttatttttcttattgttgacattttattttcttcttttttcatgtaaaattaAATTGATATATGCTACCAATAATCTTCAGaataaaattcagaataaaaatgacaaagtttaaaataaaatttagatttattcttaatgagcaagtcagaggtgACGGCGGTGAAGACAACCTCCCTGAGATGTTATGAGGaaaaacctcgagaggaaccagaaacACAACGGAAACTCAAGACACCAAACAGCGAGcttataaacataaacataaagatgTTTGTTCTACAACTATATCAAGTgcagttgtgtaaccaggaacAATAACCTTCAGTATAACCTTACAAAAGAATCTTCCCTAGAACTGTTTAGGTAGCTGAGAGCGAGAAACTAAGAGCCCTTGTATACTGGATGTATTGTATAGACTAGTCTACAGTACATGGGCCAAGAAATGAATCTGAAGTTACAGTGGAGACGATTTCAACCAGCTGAAGAAATGTAAGATAgactactgaaaaaaaaaaaaagcccaggtGACGTTTTACCAAACTTTAGTTATCTCCAATCTTGTAAATGCCTAGTTATAGGGTTGTTTCACCATTATGCTTGACTATGCCATAATCCATATTGATGGATGAAAATGTTAATGTTCTCAttacattgagagagagagagagagagagagagagagagagagagagagagagagagagagagagagagaactagatCATAGAAAATGAGGAAGGATGGTGTATTTATCATAGTGTTTTATATAACATGTAATGTAATGCTTACCTTCATTTTTGGTAAACAGACAATTAGCACACTGTTTGGAGCACAGTCTTGAtatatttgaatgatttttgtATAAGATCATTTAGCCACTTGCTTTAACtaatttatcctggtcagggttgtagTGGATCCAGAGCATTTACAAGGAACATTGGCCacgaggcaggaatacaccctggatggggtttcagtctctctctctctctctctctctctctctctctctctctctctctctctctctctctctctctctctctctctcactcgtaCTAtttctctagctctctctctctctctcacacacacacacacacacacacacacacacacacacacacatgtgtgaaCATACAAAAACCcactttaattatatatttatatattatataataatataatatattatacaataatcaataataactTGTACGACATAAGAACTAGAAACCGGGCAgaaaaaatcaccactgacccttcgccccctggacacaacctcttttagctcctcccttctggcagtaCTTGTTTACCGAAACTGgtagacacaggaacagtttccttccccagaaaatcaccctgatcaacaactcaccataattatattcactgcctCATATCTATAactactgcattatcaggactgtctcacacacactactgctgctatatattgtacaaaacgcataatattacacaatattgttatttgcactcccacactttatgtacataactgatctgtccTATTCTATATTCATGTTTAATACTccttctgtctatattgtatatcatcgtctgcattgtcttgtatagttggtatagtatagtgttatttatgtctgtacttttgagagttctgataactataactataattcATCTCTTAGAATCAACAGaaattgtttacttttttatcaATAACTTTGTGAATGCACAAGCcaagaaacagaatgaaaacaTTATCTAACATTCACTTCTTTCACAAGTTATCTAAACTCTTACACAAACAAGCCCGGCTGTTGCCACATGTGGCTACAAATGCAGCTGTTGTGGTTTTATTCATGCTAATCATCTGCTCACAGCACTACAGAGAGATTATAGTGCAACGACATCACACTAATATTACTGTTTCGAGAGAGGAATGGTTATTTTAGGCCATGAtacaaaacatataaaatatgttgaaccatattttaataaagaatgaCTATAATagttatataacatttttttagcTTATAAAAGATTAAATACTAGGGTTCTTTTTTTGTCTATTAGAGGAGGGAATCTTCAGCCTTCTTTGTGATTTATTATTCTGGGTGTGAATGCAGAAGTGCCGGATGTGACTAAATACAGTAGATGTGAATAAATAGAATTCTCTCGAGAGATGGATGTTATTATGCAGTAGGACAACGTGACTGGATATTCTCAGTCACATGTTACACCCTAGTTACCACTGTTTCATCTACAGACTTGATTttgtaaaaacaacaacctgaCACCAATAAAATCTTTAGATTCTGATCGCAAAGACAAACCTCTAACTTCAACAAAATTGatcataacaataaaaaaaaactccggTCCTAAAAGTTGTCATCCCAATATTAGCAGGGATAAAAATCCCagttacaaaaaatataatatcaataacataacataatataacaataaatccCGATTCTTACAAAAGAAAAAGGCCGAACACAACAAAGGCAAAACTCCAATcccaaaaaacaaatatactCACAATCCCAGAAAAAGACCAATGTACCAATCCcaatcaacaaaaaaacaaacaaacaaacaaacaaaaaaaatcccaaaaacATGTACGTGGAATGCCAAAAAGGACAATTTACCAATCCCAATCAAAATAGGCAAACTCTAATTACAACTAGATCCCAATACccaatttaacaaaaaatttaattaaaatcaacaaaaactAACAATCCAATGTCAATTAAAAGACTTAAATTCCAAACAACATCGGCAATAGACTAATCCCAACAAACACGAGCCTCCTATCCTTACTGGGATAAGATGGCAATACCGACGTTAATAATATCCCAATATCAACACCACTAAATTTCCCAAATGAACAAACATAAGTCTCCAATTAACCTGAAAATCCAAACCTACCAAAGTCACAATCCCTGTCACAATAAAACTGCAGTCAGTCCAACCGTGTGAGCTgaggaaaaataattaaacatctcACACAGAAGGCAGAAGCATAAATCGAGGTCGTAGACTTCCCCAGTCATTTCTGAttttcacaaatatttacaaaattctGAAACACCAGGACAGTTCCAACAAAAGCAAAGACGTTCCATGTTTTTCCTATTTTTATAATCAAGCTCAAGTCAGATCGACGTGTTCTACCGatgggtttgtttttgtctcactGCTGCATTATCTTCTACAGTTCCTGCTATAGAGATGATCTCAGGCTTATCACATAACACAATGTGATGATCTCAGCAAGAACATGCTGGTGTAGTAATGCAATCTTTAGGGTTAGCGTTACTATAGAGCTATTGCATGAGCAGTGCTTTCAGTATAAGTTCCGTTTTTAGATAATACAGACTGAACGGTGACGTATTTTACACCATAATACCTGAAAACATGTCTGGATTATAACTATCTccattaaagtaaaaacagaaGGTGTTAAGGGAGTAAAGGGATAGATTTTGTCCGACCAGCATTTCTGACCACCTGCATGAGCCGTTCACGAGCTGACATACCACATTAATCCTTTTAgtccagagaaaaaaaaatgtgttttttttaaaagggtGCTTGCCACATCCTGTCGCATCCGTGCTCTTCAATCTGAAATCCATGAAATCACAACTCAAGGGCTATTCTGTGCTTCATCTGGTATAGAATTTAAATGTACAGCAACTTACAAAAACAAACGAGAGTTCGAGAGATAAACTGTAGCAATACGTTTATTGATTAATATGAACAAAttcataataaaacagaataaagctTGCGGccttcattattttttcttctagaAATTTCGACCCTtcattgtataaaatgtatttatatatagtatCTTCAATTTTTTCTAAACAGTGTTATTTACTTaaagtactgtatactgtatatgttgaaGACCCAAACGGTTGCCACACTTTTTGAGCTCAAACATACAAAAGCAGGAAGTGATTGAAGATTAAAAAGCATATGGCTGCATTTACCAAAATTCTTCATCATCTACTAATCACTTTACTAACTATTACAGTTGTAATTTTAGCCACGATTAAGTAAGTGCACTTTTTTTTGACAAGGCACACTTTGCGAATATTTCTTCAGCTGAACTGGATCGACACGCATATGGATGGATTACCGAACGGctctagaaataaataatatttcctGACATACAACATGACCTTATTCTGTGTCgggcaaaaaaaattaagaaaaaaagatcACGTGTCGTTCAAGCAAGTTTGTAACTATAGCAAAGTATAACACAAACCTTCAGCACTATAATAAACCTGCTATAGCTTTAAAATTCCTGAAAACGCTAGAGAAGGCGCTGCTTCTCTAAAACAAATCTTTCTGCACTGCATCACCTTtcacatttatgattttttaatgaacaaagcTCAGTGCTTTGGACCAGTGCTTGGAGGAcaaggatgatgatgatctgcTGATGCACATATTGGCATTTCCTTTAGCTGCTGGTGCTACTGTCCGAATTATTGTCGCTCTCGTCCTCCTCGCGGATGTCATCCATTATGATGTCAAACAAATCCTCTAGCAGGCTTCCCTGACTCAGACATGTGTTCACCGTGGAGCCACTGCTGATATGGACATCGCTGGGGTTGACCACCTGTGGCTTACCGTTCTTCTTCCTGCTGACCGGGTGCACACACTCAGTACCAGGAACGTAAGGCTCTGTGGCAAACAGAAAGCAGATGTTGAGACTATTTAAAACACCATTTAATGTTAGCAGGACCAAAAcaattcatttgtatttgtaaagTGCTTTTGACAGATTTTTTAAGTTTCTGCAGGAACTGCACTTAaatctccatcagtgaacagctGATCTTCTTGAACTTCAACAAGACAGATTTTATGTTAAAACTAGAACGGATGTCCTGGTTACTCGATGGCAAATTTTGATTCCACAGTTATAGAAGAGAACGATTTATAATCGGTTATAATCGTGTGCCATacagatgaggatgaggctCCTtttggagtctggttcctctcaaggtttcttccttatattgTCTGATTGTCTGGTTTTTCATCACCAACATCACTTCTGACGTGATCATTAGggaaaatttaaaatgtatagtttattctgaattaatatatttatgtaaagctgctttctgtCAATATcctttaaaaatgcaaataaaattgaattgagcaggtcacactaaacactaaagcaggtgtgttactgacaccAAGTGTAGAGCAGTGGTACTATGTGTTATAGCAGTGTTACCCTGTCTGTTATAgcagtgttactgtgtctgttatagcagtgttactgtgtctgtTATAGCAGTGTTACCCTGTCTGTTATAgcagtgttactgtgtctgtTATAGCAGTGTTACCCTGTCTGTTATAGCAGTGTTACCCTGTCTGTTATAGCAGTGTTACCCTGTCTGTTATAGCAGTGTTACCCTGTCTGTTATAGCAGTGTTACCCTGTCTGTTATAgcagtgttactgtgtctgtTATAGCAGTGTTACCCTGTctgttgtagcagtgttaccctgtctgttgtagcagtgttacCCTGTCTGTTATAGCAGTGTTACCCTGTCTGTTATAGCAGTGTTACCCTGTCTGTTGTACCAGTGTTACCCTGTCTGTTATAGCAGTGTTACCCTGTCTGTTATAgcagtgttactgtgtctgtTGTAGCAGTCTGTTGTAGCAGTCTGTTGTACCAGTGTTACCCTGTCTGTTATAGCAGTGTTACCCTGTCTGTTATAgcagtgttactgtgtctgtTGTAGCAGTctgttgtagcagtgttacCCTGTCTGTTATAGCAGTGTTACCCTGTctgttgtagcagtgttacCCTGTCTGTTATAgcagtgttactgtgtctgtTGTACCAGTGTTACCCTGTCTGTTATAGCAGTGTTACCCTGTCTGTTGTACCAGTGTTACCCTGTCTGTTGTACCAGTGTTACCCTGTCTGTTATAGCAGTGTTACCCTGTctgttgtagcagtgttaccctgtctgttgtagcagtgttacCCTGTCTGTTATAGCAGTGTTACCCTGTctgttgtagcagtgttacCCTGTCTGTTGTACCAGTGTTACCCTGTCTGTTATAGCAGTGTTACCCTGTCTGTTATAgcagtgttactgtgtctgtTGTAGCAGTctgttgtagcagtgttaccctgtctgttgtagcagtgttacCCTGTCTGTTATAgcagtgttactgtgtctgttgtagcagtgttacCCTGTCTGTTATAGCAGTGTTACCCTGTctgttgtagcagtgttaccctgtctgttgtagcagtgttacCCTCTctgttgtagcagtgttaccctgtctgttgtagcagtgttacCCTGTCTGTTATAGCAGTGTTACCCTGTctgttgtagcagtgttacCCTCTctgttgtagcagtgttaccctgtctgttgtagcagtgttacCCTGTCTGTTATAGCAGTGTTACCCTGTctgttgtagcagtgttaccctgtctgttgtagcagtgttacCCTGTCTGTTGTAGCAGTCCTCTGCCAGGCAGCTGTGCTGATGTCTTTTCCTCTGCCCAATGTTCCTCAAGTATTTACGTGGAGGCAGGATGCGTGACGGCATAACGATGAATCGACAGTTATAACACGGAGATCCCAGGTCCATTCGACCGAAACTccttgcagaaaaaaaataaaccatcagcctcaagcaaaaaaacaaactcatttTACTCAGTGTACTAATTTTTGTATTGCACTAATTTGAGTAAAACTGAAAATTTTGTTCTCTAAGCGtttttttacacccggtcacttcatgtgttttctgtgatccgatagctatccgatggtaaaaagaccaggtctaaatgcccccGAAACGGTTtagagacggatataaatctgatcgttcaaaccccttcaggaggaggtctgggatgcgtttcagatgaaactgtttcagatgaaactgtgtaaatgcatgtggttgttcaagccacatacgtcagcgctatactcctcccaaacgtaAGTACATCACTCATAAGTAACTCACGGgtcgtgcatcgtgccagaaacaaataacatggacgaCACGCAGGCACTTATTGCTCTTTGGGGCGATGAAAGCGtccaacaaaagctttgtaaaacatgtagaaacaaaaatatatttaagtatacacaccaaagcgtgttccatttcaattaccccggaaatgaggtaaaatatattagcattttgggcgggagtagaaagatcggatcgatatctgattcgccgagacgcatttatgaggcctaatgtaaatggcaCAGTTTTAACAAaccagatagctatcggatcagagaaaacacatgaagtgaccgggtgtaaaaaggcccgaAGTTATATTATTAACCCTTCTTTCATGTTATAATTTAAACAGATGttatataaaacattgttttgtcaacattttggaaattgttttttgtgttaattGAGCTATTGTTTAAATTGTAACCTTTTAAAGGCATAAAATATCACGTATATATACTTTTTTGCAGTGTAACAGTGATAAACATTACATCTGTTTGTTTACACTTATTACTagttttgcttttttcccccaaaaattATTGTTGTTTCTAAAAGCTTGGATTAATAAAGGACAGGAACGTCCTTTAAGACAGGAGACAACAGGGAAGACTTCTTCTGTTCTGATGCTTTTACTTACTTGAAGGATCGAGTGCAGTTCAGGCATGTGAAGTCTGCGATGCCCCACCTTTTGTTTGGTGGCACAGGTTCAAATTTCTGTTTGCACAATTGACAGCGAGACACCTGAAAAGGATCAGAAATCACACACGATGTTTCTAGTGATACTAGACTTGCATCAGACCACAGAAGCTTTAACAACAGCTGGGGAATGGAAATCaacagagaagagaaaaagaatggAAACACACACGTATGATGATCTCATCCACGTTTCTTAACTGCtggattaatattattatatccaTTAAGatgtctgttattattattaaattatttctatttattagaAAACTATTGGAAGTATCTGAAGAACTCCATGGCAACGAGTCATAATCCTGCCCCTATTGAGGaggtaattatttattcatatgttCATGCATAATAGCACAGAATAATACTTTagtactgtattaaaaaaaaaccccaacatttctatattttttacttttgtgacaacaaaattatattatttttgttccAATGCCAAAGAAAACGTA
Proteins encoded in this region:
- the soul5 gene encoding heme-binding protein 2, with the translated sequence MNYIVGAIVLLLSFTADARVGNSSEPTSYCTETPECLLFDLTCKGEEYEVRHYEATKWVTTDIQSMSTDFAKFKGFRKLYKYITGENEAGVNIDMTAPVILKVKEEISLLEKSVYSLSFLLPSAYQKQAPQPTDSTVYFTDMPDTNVYVKSFGGWSVSVVAKIYANKLKEALDKAQATYNTDYHYDVGYNSPMKLMDRHNEVWYEAKGVPVCPPVE
- the shfl gene encoding shiftless antiviral inhibitor of ribosomal frameshifting protein homolog isoform X2, producing MSRQSSEEQVELEKCVRRLRETFHGKIPIEKAAVIMRRYENNYQMVAKVIILMKDQDLDDDDRWSLKNDPVVKNVVEKLQNEEKEQQPKANKEPQEDKDIQELGKQLKLLPLTEKNKRMFDLAQQNKMPSAEHQFACELCDKSWWRRVPERKMVSRCQLCKQKFEPVPPNKRWGIADFTCLNCTRSFKSFGRMDLGSPCYNCRFIVMPSRILPPRKYLRNIGQRKRHQHSCLAEDCYNRQEPYVPGTECVHPVSRKKNGKPQVVNPSDVHISSGSTVNTCLSQGSLLEDLFDIIMDDIREEDESDNNSDSSTSS